One Mobula hypostoma chromosome 5, sMobHyp1.1, whole genome shotgun sequence DNA segment encodes these proteins:
- the LOC134346618 gene encoding histone H4-like, with the protein MTGRGKGGKGLGKGGAKRHRKVLRDNIQGITKPAIRRLARRGGVKRISGLIYEEMRGVLKVFLENVIRDSVTYTEHAKRRTITALDVVYALKRQGRTLYGFGG; encoded by the coding sequence ATGACTGGCAGAGGTAAAGGAGGAAAGGGTCTGGGGAAAGGAGGTGCCAAGCGGCACCGTAAAGTCCTCCGAGATAATATTCAGGGGATCACGAAGCCGGCTATCCGCCGCCTGGCTCGGAGAGGTGGCGTTAAACGCATCTCTGGCCTCATTTACGAGGAAATGCGAGGTGTACTGAAAGTTTTCTTGGAGAACGTCATCAGGGATTCGGTCACCTACACAGAACATGCCAAGCGCAGGACTATCACGGCCCTGGATGTGGTCTACGCGCTGAAACGTCAGGGGCGAACCCTTTATGGTTTCGGCGGTTGA